From Sinorhizobium sp. B11:
CTTCGCCCTTTCTTTTTGATGCCGACGACCTCGATCGCGTTATCGGTCTCCGGTGTGACGGATTTCCTGCAAACAGGGCAAATCACCCCAATGGAGATCCCATGCAGAGACTCGTCTTCCTTCTCTCCCTCGTCCTGCTGCTGGCACCTGCAGCACATGCCGGAACCGGTTTTCGTGAAATCACCCTGGCCGGCAAGAATAGCGATAGCCCTGTTCATGTCAGCATCTGGTATCCAACCGCATCGGACGCCACGCCGATTCTTCTTGGCGAAACGCCGGCCTTTGTCGGCCAGCCCGTGATCCGGGATGCCGCACCCGTGACCGGCCCGCATCCGCTGGTCGTCCTCTCCCATGGTTACGGCGGGAGCTGGCGCAACCTCGCCTGGCTTGCCGCCGACCTCGTTGACGCAGGCTATGTCGTTGCCGCACCCGATCATCCGGGTACGACGACATTCGACATGCGGAAACCCGATGCCGTCGAACTGTGGAAACGCCCCGGCGACCTCAGCCGCGTGATCGATGCTCTGCTCGGCAATCCCGATCTGACGGGCGGCGTGGCATCCGGTCGGATTGCCGCCATCGGCCATTCGCTCGGCGGCTGGACGGTCGTCGAACTGGCGGGCGGACGCTTCGATGCGGCCAGGGTAACGAGGAATTGCGCGGCTGAATTCAGCCCGATCTATTGCAAGATATTCGAGGCGCTGGGGGTCGGGCGCGATGCAGCCTCCAGCGCGACACTGGCCGCCGATCACAGCGATGCGAGAATCCGCGCCGTCGTGGCACTCGACCTCGGCCCCGGCCGCGGGCTGATGCCGGAGAGCCTTGCGGCAATCCACATCCCCGTCATGGTGCTGGGTGCTCAGGCGGACGTCGATACGGAGACGGCAATCAAGGCGGACATCGCCGCCACGAACAAGGATTCCGGCTATATTGCCCGCTATCTGCCGCCAGCAACCACTACCTACAGCCTGATCCCCGGATCGCTGCATTTCAGCTTCATGCAGACATGCAAGCCTGGCGCCGCCGAACTGATCGAGGAGGAGGCGCCCGGCGAGAGCATCGTCTGCCGGGATGGCGCCGGCGCCGATCGCGCAGCCATTCACCGGCAGGTTTCCGGCATGGTTACGGATTTCCTGGGAACCGCGCTCGCGGATCAGTAGACAAGGCCCCTCATCCCCGCGCCTTAGAGAGCAGTGAATGACGAAGACATAGTCCCGCGGATCAGATCCGCGGGCCTGCGTCTCGAAACGGATACGTTCAGGAGACGGAGGCGACCGAAAGGCAGAGGGCAAACTTTTTGACGAGCCGGCGATCGAAATGCCCTTCGTTGGCCAGCATCCAGGTCAGCGCCTCTTTCGCGCTCCACGCTGACTTGTAGGGGCGTGCCGAAGTGACCGCGTCATAGACATCGCAAATCGCCGCAAGGCGTGCGTGAAGGCTGATTTCGCCATGGGACAGGTTGCGCGGATAACCCTTGCCGTCGATCCGTTCATGATGATTGAGGCAGACGTCGAGAACAATTTTCGACATGCCCTCCTGACGCGCCAGGATCGCATGCCCCTTTTCCGGATGATCGCGGATCAGTTGCATCTCGTCTTCGTTCAGGCGCCCCTCCTTGTTGAGCACTTCGAGCGGAATTTCGAGCTTGCCGACATCGTGCAACAGCCCCGCCGTGCCGAGCGCCTGCACCACTTCCTCATCTAGCCCGAGGTGGCGGCTGAAAAGGATCATCAGGGCACTGACCGAAAGGGAATGCAGAAAGGTGACTTCATCCTTGGATTTCAGCCGGGTAACGCTGATGAAGACGGCAGGATGGTCATCCATCGATTTGGAAACAGAGGAAATTACCGGCTCGACCTGGTCGACGGAGATCGCATCTCCGCCCCGCAGCCGGCCGAAGACATTTTCCAGCACTTCCACGGATTTCTGAATGGTCTCGCGCGCCGCCTTGATGTCGATCTCGATCTTGCGGGAGGTACCTCCGACATCGATGCCCTTGGTGGTGTTGATCACGACACCTGCATCCGCACATTCGTTGAGCTTCAGCGTATCGCTCTCACGCCGCAGTAAGAACCGTCGCCGGGATAGAAGAGGATGGTCCCAGACACCCTCGACCATCTCGATAAACATTCCGGTCCGCACTTGCCTAGCTTCAATACGCTTGAGCATTCAGATATCTGTTCCCGCTATATGTCTGAATCGACAAATCGAATATTTTATTGCACCGCAACAATATACTAGGGAATAGTAGTTATACTGGGATTCTCAGAATCAATTGTTAACTCGCTAAAACAGCAAAGCAAAAACAGTGATCAGCGGCGCCATTACCAGATATGGGCTTATCCTCAGCCGCCGATATGCTCTGTCGAGGACAGCTTCGCCCTACAAGTCCGCACGACTGAACGTATCGGGCCGGAAGAACCCAGCTCTGACAATTGCGGATTGAGATTGCCCTGACAGGGGTGCCGTGATCCGCCGATCAGCCTGGGCAGGACAGACCGAAAATTGCGGGAAATGGACTGAAAAATCAAAAAATCGGGCGCAATCTTTTCAGATTTGGCGAAATCGGCGCCGATCTTGTTATCATCTTGCGGAATCTCACCGAAATTTCTAGAAATCTTGCCATGCGCCGGGCGAGCCAAATATGGCCGCGGGGCTCATTGATCGTGCAGCTTTTCCTCGTCCTTGGCACGCTCCCAACGGGATCGCTGACAAAAGAATGGCCTGCGCGACAAGCAACCGGTGGTCGAAGACGACCCTACCCAAGGAGACAGAACATGACCCTGAAGACTCTGACGGCGACGCTGGTCGCCTCGCTGGCATTTGCCCCGCTCGCGCATGCGGATATCGTCATCGGCCTCATCGCGCCGCTGACCGGTCCGGTGGCAGCCTATGGCGACCAGGTAAAGAACGGCGCGCAGACCGCCGTCGATGAAATCAACAAGAGCGGCGGCATTCTCGGCGAGAAGGTCGTGCTCGAACTCGCTGACGATGCCGGTGAGCCGAAGCAGGGCGTTTCTGCTGCGAACAAGGTTGTCGGCGAAGGCATCCGCTTCGTCGTCGGCCCGGTCACCTCGGGAGTTGCCATCCCGGTTTCTGATGTTCTGGCCGAAAACGGCGTGCTGATGGTCACCCCGACCGCCACGGCGCCTGACCTCACCAAGCGCGGCCTGACCAATGTTCTGCGCACCTGCGGCCGGGACGACCAGCAGGCCGAAGTCGCCGCCAAATACGTTCTCGAACATTTCAAGGACAAGCGAGTCGCCATCATCAACGACAAGGGCGCTTACGGTAAGGGTCTCGCCGACGCCTTCAAGGCAACGCTGAACGCTGGTGGCATCACCGAAGTCATCAACGACTCCATCACGCCCGGCGACAAGGACTTCTCCGCGCTGACCACCCGCGTCAAGGCTGAGAAGGTCGATCTCATCTATTTCGGCGGCTACCACCCGGAAGGTGGCCTGCTTGCCCGTCAGCTGCATGACCTTTCGGTCAATGCCCAGATCATCGGCGGCGACGGCCTTTCCAACACGGAATTCTGGACGATCGGCACCGATGCGGCAGCTGGCACGCTGTTCACCAATGCCTCCGACGCCACCAAGAGCCCGGACTCCAAGGCTGCAGCTGATGCGCTCGCCGCCAAGAAGATCCCGGCCGAAGCCTTCACCCTCAACGCCTATGCTGCCGTTGAAGTCCTGAAGGCCGGCATCGAGAAGGCCGGCAGTGCCGAGGATGCAGAAGCCGTTGCTACTGCCTTGAAGGGCGGCGAGCAGATCCCGACGGCGATTGGCAAGCTCACCTATGGCGAGACCGGCGACCTCTCCTCGCAGAGCTTCTCGCTCTACAAGTGGGAAGGCGGCAAGATCGTTGCTGCCGAGTAATCGGAACGAATGGAACATGCGACCGGGCGCCAATGGCGCCCGGTTTCGTTTGCGGGCATCGAATCCACAAGCAGATGCGCTATAACTCGCGGAATCGATTGCATCGCGAGGGTAGTCATGACCGCCAAACTCGAACGTCTTATTGATCAGGGTGTGGGTCGTGTGCCGGCCGACATCGTGCTGAAAGGCGGACGCTTCTTCGATCTCGTAACCGGCGAACTCGTCCAGTCGGACATTGCCATCGGCGGCGACCGCATCGTCGGAACCTGTGGCAACTACAGCGGCCAAACCGAGATCGACATTTCCGGCAAGATCGTCGTTCCCGGCTTCATCGATACGCATCTGCATATCGAATCCTCTCTCGTCACGCCGCACGAATTCGACCGCTGCGTCCTGCCCTATGGCGTCACGACCGTGATCTGCGACCCCCACGAGATCGCCAATGTGCTCGGCAAGGAAGGCATCGAATTCTTCCTCGCTTCGGCGCTGGAAACGATCATGGATATCCGCGTCCAGCTGTCCTCCTGCGTGCCGGCTACCCATCTGGAGACATCAGGCGCCGACCTGCCGGTCGAAAGCCTCCTGCCCTACCGCGACCATCCCAAGGTCATCGGGCTTGCCGAATTCATGAATTTCCCGGGGGTGATCCATAAGGATCCCGTCTGCATGGCAAAGCTCGATGCTTTCCAGGGCGGGCATATCGACGGCCATGCGCCACTGCTCTCAGGCAATGATCTGAACGGTTATCTCTCGACAGGCATCTGCACCGAGCACGAATGCACGAGCGCGGCCGAAGCCCTGGAGAAAATCCGCAAGGGCATGCACATCCTCGTCCGCGAAGGCTCCGTCTCGAAGGATCTTCACGCCCTGATGCCCATCATCACCGAGCGCCTCTCGCCCTACCTTGCGCTCTGCACCGATGACCGCAATCCGCTCGATATCGCCGAGCAGGGCCATCTCGACTACATGATCCGCACGGCGATCACCCATGGCGTCGAACCGTTGGCGGTTTACCGCGCCGCCTCGATCTCGGCTGCCCGCGCCTTCGGCCTGTGCGACCGTGGCCTCGTCGCGCCCGGCTGGAGAGCCGATCTCGTCGTCATCGACAGCCTGGAGAATTGTCGGGCGGAAATGGTCTTCTCGGCCGGCCGTCACGTCACCGATGCGCTTTTTGCCACCCGCAAGTCCGTGTCGCCAGTTGGCCTCGACAGCGTCAAGGCTCGCTCCGTCAATGCAGCCCATTTCGGCGTGCCTGTTTCGGAGGGAGAAACGCCCGTCATCGGCGTCATGCCCGGCAAGATCATCACCGAGCATCGCCGTTACCGCCTGCCGGCGAAAGGGAATCAGACGACCGTCGATCTCGGCAAAGACATCATCAAGGTCGCCGTCATCGAGCGTCACGGCAAGAACGGTAATCACGCCAACGGCTTCGTTCAGGGATTCGGATTGAAGAAGGGCGCCATCGCCTCGACGGTCGGCCATGACAGCCACAATATCTGCGTCGTCGGCGTCAACGAGGACGACATGGCGCTTGCGGCCAATCGTCTGGGCGAGATCAAGGGTGGCTTCGTCGTCGTCGAAGACGGCAAGGTCACGGGTGAGATTGCGCTCCCCGTCGCCGGCCTGATGAGCCTGGAACCCTATGAAACCGTGCGCGACACGCTGCATGATCTGCGCAAGGCAGCCTATGCCCTGGGCACGACCCTGGAGGAACCCTTCCTGCAGGTCGCCTTTCTGCCCCTGCCCGTGATCCCGCATCTGAAGATCTCGGACAAGGGGATGGTGGACGTCGATCGCTTCGCGCTGATCAGCTGATACGAGCGCAGAAGGCGTCAAGCGCCTTGATCTGCACTGTCTTGGCGCTGGCGGTGGCTTTGAACCCGGGCATGGGCAATGGAGCGCCCAGCACCATGCCGGCAGGAAGCTGAAACTCCGCGGCCTCACGCGTCAGGTTGAAAACGAAGAGCAGTTTCTCGTCTCCCTTCTGCCTGATGAAGGCGAGCAGGTCCTGATTGCTGCCAACGAATTCCATGCTGCCGTCGATCAGCACCGGATAGGTCTTCCGGAATTCGAGCGTACGCCGGTAATGATGCAGCACGGACCTGTCATCGTTTTCCTGGGTGTCCACGGAAAGCGCCGCCTGTTCATAGGGCACCGGCAGCCAGCTCTTCTCAGCGCTGGTAAAACCGGCATGCGCCTTGCCGGCTTCCCATGGCATCGGCGTACGGCATCCGTCACGGCCCTTGAAGGCCGGCCAGAAGCGAATGCCATAGGGGTCGCGCAGGTCTTCGAAGGCAAGCTCTGCCTCCGGCAGGCCCAGCTCCTCGCCCTGATAGAGGCAGATCGAACCGCGAAGCGCTGCCAACACCGAAATCGCCAGCTTGGCGATGACGGGCCGCTCCTCTTCCGTTAGCGCGAAG
This genomic window contains:
- the ade gene encoding adenine deaminase, producing the protein MTAKLERLIDQGVGRVPADIVLKGGRFFDLVTGELVQSDIAIGGDRIVGTCGNYSGQTEIDISGKIVVPGFIDTHLHIESSLVTPHEFDRCVLPYGVTTVICDPHEIANVLGKEGIEFFLASALETIMDIRVQLSSCVPATHLETSGADLPVESLLPYRDHPKVIGLAEFMNFPGVIHKDPVCMAKLDAFQGGHIDGHAPLLSGNDLNGYLSTGICTEHECTSAAEALEKIRKGMHILVREGSVSKDLHALMPIITERLSPYLALCTDDRNPLDIAEQGHLDYMIRTAITHGVEPLAVYRAASISAARAFGLCDRGLVAPGWRADLVVIDSLENCRAEMVFSAGRHVTDALFATRKSVSPVGLDSVKARSVNAAHFGVPVSEGETPVIGVMPGKIITEHRRYRLPAKGNQTTVDLGKDIIKVAVIERHGKNGNHANGFVQGFGLKKGAIASTVGHDSHNICVVGVNEDDMALAANRLGEIKGGFVVVEDGKVTGEIALPVAGLMSLEPYETVRDTLHDLRKAAYALGTTLEEPFLQVAFLPLPVIPHLKISDKGMVDVDRFALIS
- a CDS encoding branched-chain amino acid ABC transporter substrate-binding protein; its protein translation is MTLKTLTATLVASLAFAPLAHADIVIGLIAPLTGPVAAYGDQVKNGAQTAVDEINKSGGILGEKVVLELADDAGEPKQGVSAANKVVGEGIRFVVGPVTSGVAIPVSDVLAENGVLMVTPTATAPDLTKRGLTNVLRTCGRDDQQAEVAAKYVLEHFKDKRVAIINDKGAYGKGLADAFKATLNAGGITEVINDSITPGDKDFSALTTRVKAEKVDLIYFGGYHPEGGLLARQLHDLSVNAQIIGGDGLSNTEFWTIGTDAAAGTLFTNASDATKSPDSKAAADALAAKKIPAEAFTLNAYAAVEVLKAGIEKAGSAEDAEAVATALKGGEQIPTAIGKLTYGETGDLSSQSFSLYKWEGGKIVAAE
- a CDS encoding alpha/beta hydrolase, with amino-acid sequence MQRLVFLLSLVLLLAPAAHAGTGFREITLAGKNSDSPVHVSIWYPTASDATPILLGETPAFVGQPVIRDAAPVTGPHPLVVLSHGYGGSWRNLAWLAADLVDAGYVVAAPDHPGTTTFDMRKPDAVELWKRPGDLSRVIDALLGNPDLTGGVASGRIAAIGHSLGGWTVVELAGGRFDAARVTRNCAAEFSPIYCKIFEALGVGRDAASSATLAADHSDARIRAVVALDLGPGRGLMPESLAAIHIPVMVLGAQADVDTETAIKADIAATNKDSGYIARYLPPATTTYSLIPGSLHFSFMQTCKPGAAELIEEEAPGESIVCRDGAGADRAAIHRQVSGMVTDFLGTALADQ
- a CDS encoding HD-GYP domain-containing protein, yielding MLKRIEARQVRTGMFIEMVEGVWDHPLLSRRRFLLRRESDTLKLNECADAGVVINTTKGIDVGGTSRKIEIDIKAARETIQKSVEVLENVFGRLRGGDAISVDQVEPVISSVSKSMDDHPAVFISVTRLKSKDEVTFLHSLSVSALMILFSRHLGLDEEVVQALGTAGLLHDVGKLEIPLEVLNKEGRLNEDEMQLIRDHPEKGHAILARQEGMSKIVLDVCLNHHERIDGKGYPRNLSHGEISLHARLAAICDVYDAVTSARPYKSAWSAKEALTWMLANEGHFDRRLVKKFALCLSVASVS